The following proteins come from a genomic window of Lachnoclostridium phytofermentans ISDg:
- a CDS encoding sensor histidine kinase: MKHSLRLKITFLLTISLALTIFLCWGLNKSFLTDYYQYSKIKSLDSVFYEVNNTFNESSQKGLTQEQLVMMDSMISKNNASAYISDMDLGLVYRSNGTDRDTQRVKKSMKAYLYGNTPDTLIDKIKWIKTVDNKYDIYIQHDALMQMNYIDLIGILDTGFIVFIRTNMENLQASSAISNNFLAYVGIFVTVVGTIVMYFISRSFTKPILVLENIAKKMSNLDFNAKYEGKSQDEIGQLGNSINMLSEKLEQTISELKVANIELQSDIEDKVQIDEMRKEFLSNVTHELKTPIALIQGYAEGLKDNISEDEQSREFYCEVIIDEAMKMNKMVKKLLSLNQLEFGNNQPEIIRFDIVSLINSVIQSTDILCKQKEIRIIFEEKQPCYVWADEYMIEEVVTNYVSNAINHADGAKIVEIKLIHMENVVRVAVFNTGELIPEEDLEKVWIKFYKVDKARTREYGGNGIGLSIVKAIMNAHNKECGVVNHSNGVEFWFELDITS; encoded by the coding sequence ATGAAACATTCCTTACGATTGAAAATAACATTTTTACTTACTATATCGCTGGCATTAACGATTTTTTTGTGCTGGGGATTAAATAAATCCTTTTTAACTGATTACTATCAGTATAGTAAGATAAAATCTTTGGATTCAGTATTTTATGAGGTTAATAATACTTTCAATGAAAGCAGTCAAAAAGGTTTAACTCAAGAACAATTAGTAATGATGGATAGTATGATTTCGAAAAACAATGCAAGTGCATATATCTCAGATATGGATTTAGGATTGGTATATCGATCGAATGGAACTGATCGTGACACTCAACGAGTAAAGAAATCAATGAAAGCGTACTTATACGGAAATACGCCAGATACATTAATTGATAAAATAAAATGGATTAAAACCGTTGATAATAAATACGATATTTATATCCAACATGATGCATTGATGCAGATGAATTATATTGACTTGATTGGAATATTAGATACTGGATTTATCGTATTCATACGAACTAACATGGAAAATCTTCAGGCGAGTTCTGCGATATCCAATAATTTCTTAGCTTATGTCGGAATTTTTGTAACTGTTGTTGGTACGATAGTTATGTACTTTATTAGCAGAAGTTTCACGAAACCTATTTTGGTATTAGAAAACATCGCCAAGAAAATGTCAAACCTAGATTTTAATGCGAAGTATGAAGGAAAGTCACAAGATGAAATTGGACAGCTTGGGAATAGCATTAATATGCTTTCTGAAAAATTAGAGCAAACAATTTCTGAATTAAAGGTTGCGAATATTGAATTACAATCCGATATTGAAGATAAAGTACAAATTGACGAGATGAGGAAGGAATTCTTATCAAATGTCACTCATGAACTAAAAACACCAATCGCTCTCATACAAGGGTATGCAGAAGGTCTTAAAGATAATATTTCGGAGGATGAACAGAGTAGGGAGTTTTATTGTGAAGTCATTATTGATGAAGCAATGAAGATGAATAAGATGGTAAAAAAACTACTCAGTTTGAATCAATTAGAATTTGGTAATAATCAGCCGGAAATTATTCGTTTCGACATTGTATCTCTTATTAATTCTGTGATTCAATCGACAGATATCCTATGCAAGCAAAAAGAGATTAGGATAATCTTTGAAGAAAAACAGCCATGTTATGTATGGGCAGATGAATACATGATTGAAGAAGTAGTGACGAATTACGTAAGCAATGCGATCAATCATGCAGATGGTGCTAAAATAGTTGAAATCAAATTGATTCATATGGAGAATGTAGTTCGTGTAGCAGTTTTTAATACTGGTGAGTTAATTCCAGAAGAGGATTTAGAAAAAGTATGGATTAAGTTCTATAAAGTAGATAA